In Scylla paramamosain isolate STU-SP2022 chromosome 8, ASM3559412v1, whole genome shotgun sequence, the sequence gtatacattgtctgtttatgaaaaccccagaaagtagaccaagtatacattgtctgagtccactgggaagaagtgatcaggaggaaacagtgttgtacaggaatgaacaatttagaaataggagacagaactatgctaaggcaaaatTTAcagaacttaataaattttatggaaaaatcaACTGGAAAgtagtgcaaaaaaaaagagatatttttgagcaagtatagtgagtgggtgcaacagtttgtacaAAGTTAATAAGCATGAGTGGTATAATGCCaagtgtgtagaagcaaaaaaattaataaaaatcaaagaatagcacatgaaggaaaattatgagaaaacttaacaaaaatacagaaagacaaggaatgaatatggtgtaataaaaaagagaagaagaaagaaatgttgaaagtgacatagtaagaaaatgcaaggaagaccccaaactcttctacaaatatgtaaatggaaaaatgaaacagggatgacataaacaagttaagaagagaaggaagaatttatgaaactactgaggagataagttaactaatgaatgagagtttttaaTTTGTGCTTACAAAGGAAACTTTTGTGGCAccaaaagtggtatcacagaatgagggaatacaggagatacataTAGAGACAAGAattcaagaaactgctggaagaacTGGATGTTAGAATAGCTATGAGTCCAGATCAagtgaatggatggatattaaaagaatgtagAAAACAAATGGAGGAACTCATATGTGATATAATCAACAGctcattgaaagaaggaaaagtaccaagggaatggaaaagcgCTAACATAGgcccaatatacaaagggggaaataaaatggaaccttTAAATTACAGatcagtgtcactaacaagtattgtaagcaagctttttgaaatagtaattaaagatagatggatgtaatatttagaagatgaaaagataattacagaaaagcaatttggattcagaaaATGGAGATCCTGTGTTACAAatttactgagcttttatacaaaaataataaatggagtgcaagagagggacagatgggttGATGCGGTATACATGAATCTCAAAAatgcatttgataaagttccccacaaaagtcttatgtggatgttaaagaatgaaggaggactaaagggagcaacattgagatggttagatgattatttacaagggagagaaatgagaacagtaatcagacactaattcaagttggtgcaaagtgacaagtggattaccgcaaggatctgtgttggcacctattatgtttccagtttatgtaaatgatatgacaggggatctaaatagttatataaaccttttttgctgatgatgcagaaatattgaaaataataaaggatgaaaatgactgcaagaagttacaaaaggatattgacaagatacatgcatggagccaaagatggaaattagaatttaatgtcagaaaatgccatgtgttggaaatacgaaaaaataaaaagagaccttcatggaattacaaaatggaaggagaaataataatgaaaagtaatgaagaaaaaaatttggGAGTAATAATCCAGGACACTCTATTACCTGAAAGGCTTATAAACAGAATAttcagctctacatacagcttgttaataAACATTAGGGTgacatttaactatttagataaagaaatgatgaaaaaactataacaagcatgatatgaCCTAAATTTGAATATGCAGTAGTAGTTTAGGctccatatagaaaaaaaagatatatggaaactggaaagaatacagaggatagtaacaaagatggtaccagaactgaaagacttaagctatgaagaaagacttgaagagattggtttaccaacactacaagagagaagagaaagaggagacctgataacaatgtacaaattacaAATTTGTAAGCAGTATaggaagaatagacagaaataacTTGATACCACAGGtgtaggagggagaaagatggaTGAGGGGGGcatgggaggaaaataaagaagagtggatgttcaagtgacatcaagaaatatagctTCCCACATCAAACTGTtaaaatctggaatgatttaaaggaagaggtggttgtgcacgtatgtttaaagagaaactggataaatatggtcaTGGAAATAGGACAAATCGAGCTTTGGCTCGTgtactgtacaatacaactaggtaaatacacacacacacacacacacacacacacacacacagacacacatatataGACACACAAAGGCAAGAAGGGGAACAAAAGACTCATTAAGACCAGCCaaagaaacaaggaggaagagaaacagaagaggtaGAAAGAAAGGTGGGAGGGGGTTGAGGCTGGAGACTGATTATGGGGATTAAGAGAGAGGAAGCTAGAGGAAGAACAAGTCACtattggaggaggaaggaggggaagaagtaaGGTCACTATACTGCAACTACTATTATTAgtttgctactactattactgctactacttctgctgagagagaaagaatgtgtgAGCTTAATTTAATGAATTTACGGATGTAGTACAAGCACAATCCATTTTAACAGATTTTATAGCCGTGTATGAAAAAGGAACCTTAAAACTATTGTTTACCTAACCTGAAATTTGtcattcactttattttttttatttttatttattcatttatttattttatatatatatatatatatatatatatatatatatatatatatatatatatatatatatatatatatatatatatataatttataaataaatatatatatttatttatttatttatttatttatttatttatctatttattttatttacttatttttttttttttttcttcttcaggtTCAGCCCTTTGGAGATCCGGGCAATGGTGTGAAAGATGAAGTGAAATACAATGACATGCAGGAAAATGGTAATGTCAACAAGACAGCAGGAGTCCCCATGAACCAGAATATGGTACCGGCACAAGGAGTTGGCACCCACCAGCCTCACACAGGACAGGCAAGTGGCTATGAGTGAATGTCATTGCTGTAGCTTCTGGCttggaaaaataaatgcaatacaGTCTTTATTTGACCTAAACACTGAAGAAGTCACATGCCACTGCTGCATTTTATTCTTCCTGAGTTTGTCACTGCAGAAGTTGACAGAAATCATTCTGAATTGTTTTTATTGATGTGGAGCAATTTTATGGGTAGGATTGGTATATTTGTCTTTTACATATTGCCAGTATTGTGCATTCTCTCATTTATAATCCCATCACCCACACTCGTGTCCACCAAAACTTATAAATTTCTTGTCCATCATACAAACTTAGGTAAAACATAAATGATTCTGCTGAATACATGTGTTCTTGGCAGTGATTTACTTTCTACATAGGTGTTATGATTGTTGTGATTTTTGCTGCACCAATTTTATCCCTTAAGTGGGTTTCACACCACCCAGCTTGTATCATTAGTGAATAAACCTCTTTACACAATGTATTCCCAACTGCCCCCTGACTCTTAAGAAAGTACATATTATTAAGACATATTTGTGGGCCTGTCCAGTTGTTCAGAAAGAAGACATGTCAACTGCCACATCAGTATCATCTGAGGTTGTCTCATGTTTCACACTTTGGGTTAGTGGGAGTTGCAGCATCATATGTACACAAGTTATCCTACTGGAGCATTAAGTTCCAAGGAAGAGATGCAAGAGTAGTATTCACTGCCTGACATTTAAGTATTCAGGGGAGGCAATATGTGATTGAAATGGCTACATAACACTGCATAAGCTTAATCAGTCAGACATTGTAAAGTTGACCTTTCCAACTACAGATATCCACTGGTGTGATATACAAATTTACATTGCCAGatttgctttttctttgttgttatgTTATTGTTTTGCATGAAATTCTTAATTTGGTCACattttgatgcatttttttttttcttttttttcttttttttgcttcttattgTTAAGAACTTATCTATTGGGCTGAGCAGTGACTTACACAGTTAAGTCATAGTATGAAAGGGGTTGATTtgcttgaaagaaaagaaaggaaaataaaaatgagctCTAAATGGCATGAAGTGTTCCTGCCTAAAGTCATGTGAAAATCCTGAGTGTCAACTGTGATGTTTGTGttcaattttcttatttttttctttttatttatttatttttttcaatgttgaGATGATCATGAATAAAGCACAGTAATATTGAACAGTATATTGGAAACTCATGTAAACAGAAGCATATTGCAGCTCAAAATTTGATGAAGTATAAATTGCAGGAGCCATTGTTTGCCTGGAGTCATCCTGAAGGGAATCACCAGAACAACATGAACTACCCCATGAATGTGCTGCCCAATACACTGCCTGAACTCAACCTGGTATGGTGGTGGAGTGGCTCAggtttatttttctgttgcctTCGTGGaatttgttcacacacacacacacacacacacacacacacacacacacacacacacacacaccaattagaCTATATAAGCATTTGACTGCTACTGGAAAGATGTACTAGCTGATGATCATGAGGTTAGCACAAGACCCTCAAGACTGAGGATGAATTacacatgtgcacacacacacacacacacacacacacacacacacacacacacacacacacacacacacacagatatacacacattgttttaaaaatactcaacgTTAAGATGAGAATGAGTAATGtaacatgcacacatacatgtAACTTAGTAAATTATACACTTAAAATTTCCAGTTAGCACTTTACcattatcttccctcctccagtcTTTTTGATGAAAACTTATGCAGTAAGATGAAAAGTAAGagtgataaatgaatatatgTTTGGTGAGTGTAAGGTGCATtgaaatttatctattttttttttttcatcttacagAATAATGAACCTGGCAACAATCGAATAACTTCATTAAAATGTGTATACTGTGAGAAGCTATTCATCTATCCAGCAAAACTGGCCAGCCACTTAAGAACCCACACAGGGGAGAAGCCATTTGCATGTCCCTATTGTCCATACCGAGCCACACAACAGGGCAATCTCAATCGTCACGTCAAGATCAAGCACTATGTGGAGCAAGGCAACTGATTCCCAAGTAGTCATTGGTCACTGTCCATAGCTCATACTCTGAGTTACTCTTGTAAAGTTCATTGTGTCTGTACTTTCATATAAACTCTGTTAATTCAGTTATATCCACAACCCaaagttgataaaaaaataagttagaACTGTGTTATAATGGACTAATTGGAGAATCTGCTGatgatttaaatttttttcatgttagttAACTGGAACTAATGTTGTCACTAAATTATATGCCTATGAAGTACAGCTATTACCTAAACATATTTGAAATAATTGGTAAAGGCTtgatgccatttttttttatttatttatttatttttttttcatttatttattatttttttatttattttatttttttattaaaaaatcAAGCCAGTTTGAGAATCAGTGCTATACCTGTGAGTTATCAGCTTCCTGTGATTAGTGGGGCTGGATGATGCAGTGGTTGAGGCTGCCACTTCTACCCTGCAGGTTGGGCATCAccgaggaggagaaatagtggTCTCCACAGCCCTTATTGGGTTTCTtgacttgttttctctctctctctctctctctctctctctctctctctctctctctctctctctctctctctctctctctctctctctctctctctctctctctctctctctctctctctctctctctctctctctctctctctctctctctctctctctctctctctctctctctctgatgttgtCAGGCCACAATGTCAGACACCTTTCACAGACTCGGCATTGCATGAATATTTGGTATCACCTACTTAGTGATCAACTggctttaagatttttttttttaattgtgaaGGCTCACTCCAGTATACTGAAGGCCATTATAGCAAAGTTTAATTAACAGCCTAGAGTTATTCAATCATGTATAGTTATCAATTGTCAATATTGTTATATGTATGAATATTTCCACTAATTTTTTGGCTATAGATtatgtatattatatttatattttgctttaaaataccttttaaatgtttatatatatatatatatatatatatatatatatatatatatatatatatatatatatatatatatatatatatataatgtgtgtgtgtgtgtgtgtgtgtgtgtgtgtgtgtgtgtgtgtgtgtgtgtgtaatacataaacagcatgtttttttttttattttaaagttATTTAAAATGCTATCTGGGAATAGTAGCTTTGAAAAAGGTTCCTTTAAACCAAAAATCATGTAGGTAATTAATATGTTCATATGGTAAAATCAAGCTATACCACAATGAGTCATAATGATGCATGTAGATGACTcaaatagacaaagaaagaatTTAATTCTCTTATTGACCTTTAAGTTAACATGTGCCAActgccagacagacagacagggctGAGTAATTATGTGGCACAGTGCTTGTCTAACAACTGAAAATGCAAGTTTGATCTTGTTTCATGGCAGTTTCTTGGCAAGAAAGATAGCACTCTCTTGTAGCAGAGCAGAGTAATATGGTCCTTACAAGTACCCAGCTTGGGGAATTCTTTTCTTTGATCCTGAAACAGCAGGAATCATGCAACCCTAttcatgaaaaaataacattccAATCAGGTATTGTATGCACAGGTGTAATGAATAATTATTTCTGGAATGGAGTGCAGATGAGTTGATGAGGTCAATGAAGATAGAGTTTTGGAGTGAATGTATTATATTGTAGGGTTTGTGAGTGTTATTTACAGTTGAGAAGGAAACAGTTGAGAGTGTAGTTGATATCCATAGTGTACATGGAAGAaattaaaatgaaggaaaattataaggttATGCAGTGAGTTAGTAAATGGAAATACTTTGCTTAAAAGAGTAATATGAATAAGTACATGATTTTTTAAATATGTGTATTCATGCATGCACACTTACTACAAAAGACCAGAAATGGTCTACATCACACTTAAAGATAAACAAAGTTATAAGAAAATATCATTCACATCATTTGTGTAGGGGGCTAATGCATTTAACTCAAATCCAAGGCCTGACAGACAATTTGCACTTCAGTCCTTTCATGCACTAGTCCCTGTTCACTTAGCAAATAACAGGTACCAGgctaaaaatgaaggaagggtagATGAAAGGTCAGCTAATAGAAGTGGTGAGTTCCCTTACCCCTGTTTGAATCCTGTCAGAATCTGGTTCATCTTTTCAAACATTATTGAGTTACAGAATTTCGCTCATATGCTGCTCATCAACCTTATATGTCTGTCTTGCATTTGGGCAAAAATTTTCACTGGTGTGAAATATCATTATCTTACCAGATCTGCTTCTTGACTTCTGCcatttagccaaaaatattttttaACACTTTACCTTTATTTCATCCAGATAGTACCTCTGCCATCTTCAAAGCTCAACTTTTCTTCAGACCTTTGCTGACAACATAACACTGGATGATTCTGGGCctgttcctccatctccaccagaCTATAATGTtatatgtttaattttttttttttttctatgccttCTCTAGGCAGTGGTGGAAAGTCATTGATCTAAAACATATTAACGATGGAGTTCCACAGGACTCAGTCTgtctcccactttttttttttttatttctgtcattCATGAACTATCCACACagccagacttcttgtcctatccactcttgaTACTGATACCACTATCCTGCATTTCTCTATGTCATACTGCACTATAACCAACTCGGCGGGAATTCAATAATTCACAAATACCTGACAGAGTACCTTTagcttctgatctttctataaTTTCTCAATTGGAGAGGGTAGACCTTGtgttgttcattgcctcaatattttttttctacttatttatgCAAGATAActttccagacaattatcccctcttctacttttcccttcctctacgCTGATTATACTACTCGTGCTGTCTTTCTTCTCAACTGGAAATAACACACCCTAatttattttaatctatttaaTAGTTTATTTCATAGTTCATGATTAGTCTGTTTTTGCTGAAGCAGTTTCCAGTCCCTTCCCGAAAAGCATACGTACATCAGCAAGTGTTAGAGCAATGTCATCACAACCTATAATAGTTAGTGTGGTGCTGATATTGAATGGCATGAATACACCATCAAAGACTGGTTGCGACCGCCATGGCATGCATGACAGTTGACAACTTGACACGTGCTGGTAAATAACTGCTGAAGTACAATGAATTAATAAAGGAAGTTAAAATTCAGTCTACACTGACGTAAAATATCTATAATGAGTACTTTAGCTTGACGTAGAGTAGTTAATTATCTAGAACTAGGAAAAATCAGTCATTAACAcacaagcaataaaaaaaatagtaaataaaactccatttattttgcttttgttgcAGCCCAGCTGATCCTTGATTGTGCTGGTCAGCGTTTCCTCTTTTGAGGAATTTCCTTGATTTCAAGGAATTTTTGGTCTAATGAAGCACTCCAAGGAGTTGTTAAAGAAATTTGTGAAATCTAAAAATCATTAGGGAAAGCTTGCCTTGAAACACTTCGATAGGTATCTATCACCTGAACCTGAAATAGCGCCATGTTATTAATAATACAAAAGATATTGGCTTTAATGCATATGGCAACACAACCAATGAGTGACCGCCATTACCACTTGAGAGATCCCTTTGTTTGACGCATTTATTAGTTTAACTCATAAATACAGGGTTACCAAGATGGGAATATTGGCAAAAAACATGGATATAGGATTATGTGGCTACGCCTGACATGTAATAAGTGTAGCAGAGGATTAGGAGTGTAAATAGCCAGGACGTGGCGGGAGTGGGAGAGCGCAGGTCAGGATCGACGCGACGCTTCCACCGACGCCGGATGACCGCGCCTCTcaacaatttatttatcttccgcCGCGACAGGTACTTATCTCACTCTAACAACAACACAGGTTGGCTCAACTAAGCCACCTGCATGGTTGTAGGGTGTGCAGGGGGGGTTGTGGGCATTGGTTGGTGTGGTACGGGTGATTCAGTAGGTGGCGGGAGGCTTTGGTCCGCCCGGGGTGAGCAGGAGCCATTTTCCTAGCCGCCTcccgcgccgccaccaccgctaaTGTCCGAGTACCAGTCATCCATTTCTTAATTCTAATTTATTCCTGCACCCATACGCCTCGAGTGAAGGGAAGTTAATTATATGCATGTGTTTTTCGGGGAataatttttggttttggtttaAAACGATGACTATGATGGTAGGAAGCCATGACCGAGGAGCGGCGGGAAGGGAGAGCCTGGTTGATGCTTTATTCCACCTGTTGTTGTGTTATATTTAGACCAGTGGCGTATACGGCGTGTGATGTGGGCGACACTTAAGAGGAATGCACATGTGAAAACGATACTCTTATCAAGGTAGGGGAGAGTTGGGGCTAGATACGCGGGTGATCCCTTATCTTGGTGGGCGGACggggggtggtggaggtgggggtgAGTTGGTTCCGCCGTCCGTGGGGTGTGGCGGCATCAGATGAATGCCACAACAGTCGGTTACTTGTGCGAGATTTATCACAAGATGTAATAAAAGCGAAATAATGTTTTACTGAGCAAGGTAACGAAGGGTGAATGTATGCCGCGCGGCTGCATTGGGAGGAAGTGTCTCCCAACCACCCGACTCTGTAGTAATTCGCTCTTGACCTGTCAATATACTGCAATGAACTTAAACTTACCAACCTAGTAGCATAATTTGTGTCAAGGCTACATTATTATTAAGGGTTACATTTATGAGGAGTGAGATGTACCTCTCGCCTTGTCATTTATCCTGTAAAAATATTGGTTTAATGCCATGGGAGAGTTACTTGATCAGTAATAACTAGGATTTGGAGAGGTGATGGTTATGGCTGTCTGTGGCATATAATTTCTGGGATAGTAATATGCTTATAATTGCTGAATTATTTTCTGAGaagtgtctatttttttttttttttttctccagactTTGCCACTAAAAAGGTGACTCTTATTTCAGATGAGAAAATTCTTCCAAGATGGGGGATGGAATGCTCTCACTCTACTGGAACAATCACAGGGCCACCTTTTGTCACATACTGGCAACACTCAGGGAAAAGGTAAGATGGTATGATGTGTGTGTTGgcataaagaaaacataaactAAAACTATTGAAGTTAAGACGGAAATGCTACCTTATTTTGGTCAGCATATACTGTAGCTcacaaaattattattgttaatagaTAACATTAAAATTTGATTAAGTTTCAGAAGTCTTTTTCAGATGTCATGTTTGGATGATATGTATAGGGAATACAACTGAGTAAATGCAGGTGTGCCTGGCTTTCAGTATGGGAGAGGGAACCAGCTTAAGATGCATCAATGTCTTGCTTCAGTAGATAGTTCATTGTGTAGTAAGGGCATTAGTAAATGTGAGGGACACATGAATAGAATGTTACAAATGATGTTTGCTGGATGGACATGAGAAAATTGGTGAATATGACTGGACATGTTAATTGAAATTTTTTCCTCTGGAGCTTTCTTGTAATTTGTCGTGCTTATTGCTCTTGCAGGAACGGTACACAGATGCTACCCTGGCGTGTGATGGCAAATTTTACCCTGTACATAAACTGGTGCTATCAACATGTAGTGAATATTTTGAAAAAATTTTCGAGCACACACCATGTAAACACCCAGTGATAGTACTCAAGGACATAAAGGCAGATGCTCTTGAGGCTCTGCTGAATTATATGTATGCAGGTTATGTGAATGTAGCACAGAATGACTTGGCGAGACTAATAAAGGCCGCTGAGACCTTGTCAATAAAGGGCCTGGCTGTACCTGATGAACCACCCCCGGGGGAGGATAACAAATCCAACCAGTCCCGGtctgggagggaagagagaacgaGTCCTCAGCCAAAGAGAAGACGACGTGAGGAGAATGCCAGCTCCCAGCCTTCCAACAGTCCCCCATCATCACCTAGAGCCTCCCCCTATCTGCCTGATGGTGAACAATCTCGATCCAGAGCACCCAGTGAAGGGCACCGCTCGGAGCGAGTAGAGTCCACTGAACAGGCAGAACAACCTCCATCACAAGAGTCTCAGGCATCAGAAGTTAAGGTACTACTTTCTGAGCTACATCTTAAATGTCATCCTGTTTCAGTTCATTACAATGGAATTCACTACTTCTATAATACATGCACCTTTTAGTTAATCTAAGTCTGTCTTTCAGGTTATGGTTGATGAATCACTAGTCAAAGAAGAAATGGTAGAAACTTTAGATAACAGTCAATCAGAAGGGATGGACACAAGTATGCAGTATGGTGGTGTGGGCAGTGATCCCAGCATGGATGGTACAGGAGAGGAACATTCCAACCGCATGTTGCCAAACAAATATGACCAACCTGTCATCCCTGGTCAAGCGCAACCTCTTGCTGATGCTGTGGCTGAGGCCTTAGCGGGCCCTTCAGGAATGCAAGGGGTGAGATACAAAATAACTTCTGTTTTCTAGAGGAGACTGCTTTaggttcactttttttttatatgtatgttttgaTCAAGAAATCTTGAAGGATTTTTCTGATTATGTTGAAGAATATATGTAAATTAATGTATTTGCATTTACTTTACCTGTACTGCATGAATACTTAATGTTAAACCAGGGACCTGACTTACATTTTTCAAAACAGTGGCTTGGAAGTGAAATGCCCGGCCCTGGAGGCTACACAGCTGAGGCTTATGGGAGTGAGGGTAACCAAGAGGTTCACCCTGCACCAACGGGAGCATCACACTCACAACAGCGGGTGAGTGTTGCTCTAAACCTTACAGAAAGGGAGCCAGTTGTAGAATTTTTTCCTAACCAGAGGAGAGCATATAACTGTAGATGAAACAGTGCTCTTGAATGGCAGTGAAATGGAGGATTTATGCATAAATTAGCTTATTATATCGTTTTATAACATTTCATCTATGATATTGATTTTATTAGGTGACTTCTGAAGCCTTAATCCTGGTTGATGGCTTCAGAGTGCATGACAGCATCCCTTAATATGATGTTAACGTGAGAGATTAATAAATTGCTTATAATGTGGGGCTCAATATTGTGTTGAGTTATTGTTGGCCATTCACATTGGCAAAGGTTAAATTCCTGCACACTGCCACACTTACAGCATCCAACTCCTTGGTTGAtgagtgcctctctctctctctctctctctctctctctctctctctctctctctctctctctctctctctctctctctctctctctctctctctctctc encodes:
- the LOC135102710 gene encoding longitudinals lacking protein, isoforms H/M/V-like isoform X14, coding for MGDGMLSLYWNNHRATFCHILATLREKERYTDATLACDGKFYPVHKLVLSTCSEYFEKIFEHTPCKHPVIVLKDIKADALEALLNYMYAGYVNVAQNDLARLIKAAETLSIKGLAVPDEPPPGEDNKSNQSRSGREERTSPQPKRRRREENASSQPSNSPPSSPRASPYLPDGEQSRSRAPSEGHRSERVESTEQAEQPPSQESQASEVKVMVDESLVKEEMVETLDNSQSEGMDTSMQYGGVGSDPSMDGTGEEHSNRMLPNKYDQPVIPGQAQPLADAVAEALAGPSGMQGWLGSEMPGPGGYTAEAYGSEGNQEVHPAPTGASHSQQRVSVCRKAAVPGSPVVRVESSHSSSSRQTTSYKCPHCDRTMPQVSAMMHHIRSHTGEKPFACPYCPYRSAQKANLKTHIRIHTGEKPFACNLCSFRAIQKIHLKKHMAKHHS
- the LOC135102710 gene encoding longitudinals lacking protein, isoforms H/M/V-like isoform X19; translated protein: MGDGMLSLYWNNHRATFCHILATLREKERYTDATLACDGKFYPVHKLVLSTCSEYFEKIFEHTPCKHPVIVLKDIKADALEALLNYMYAGYVNVAQNDLARLIKAAETLSIKGLAVPDEPPPGEDNKSNQSRSGREERTSPQPKRRRREENASSQPSNSPPSSPRASPYLPDGEQSRSRAPSEGHRSERVESTEQAEQPPSQESQASEVKVMVDESLVKEEMVETLDNSQSEGMDTSMQYGGVGSDPSMDGTGEEHSNRMLPNKYDQPVIPGQAQPLADAVAEALAGPSGMQGWLGSEMPGPGGYTAEAYGSEGNQEVHPAPTGASHSQQRVGQVIAAHTGRGKAALGSGKKTHQCVYCSYVATTSTNLINHIRTHTGEKPFSCSLCFHRTATKENLKKHMKIHFGDKPYACQICPYRSIQKASLQKHMWTHQKRRN
- the LOC135102710 gene encoding zinc finger protein 467-like isoform X6, with the protein product MGDGMLSLYWNNHRATFCHILATLREKERYTDATLACDGKFYPVHKLVLSTCSEYFEKIFEHTPCKHPVIVLKDIKADALEALLNYMYAGYVNVAQNDLARLIKAAETLSIKGLAVPDEPPPGEDNKSNQSRSGREERTSPQPKRRRREENASSQPSNSPPSSPRASPYLPDGEQSRSRAPSEGHRSERVESTEQAEQPPSQESQASEVKVMVDESLVKEEMVETLDNSQSEGMDTSMQYGGVGSDPSMDGTGEEHSNRMLPNKYDQPVIPGQAQPLADAVAEALAGPSGMQGWLGSEMPGPGGYTAEAYGSEGNQEVHPAPTGASHSQQRVGLESDGETAAGRGPAASLRGFTNSNKIHQCSYCAYTTNVVTNLRNHMRTHTGEKPFSCQFCAFRTTQKRNLITHIRTHTGEKPYACAHCPYRSAWKGNLNAHLLTHRNVDEQGIGTRNDALGSQGNYG
- the LOC135102710 gene encoding longitudinals lacking protein, isoforms H/M/V-like isoform X23, producing the protein MGDGMLSLYWNNHRATFCHILATLREKERYTDATLACDGKFYPVHKLVLSTCSEYFEKIFEHTPCKHPVIVLKDIKADALEALLNYMYAGYVNVAQNDLARLIKAAETLSIKGLAVPDEPPPGEDNKSNQSRSGREERTSPQPKRRRREENASSQPSNSPPSSPRASPYLPDGEQSRSRAPSEGHRSERVESTEQAEQPPSQESQASEVKVMVDESLVKEEMVETLDNSQSEGMDTSMQYGGVGSDPSMDGTGEEHSNRMLPNKYDQPVIPGQAQPLADAVAEALAGPSGMQGWLGSEMPGPGGYTAEAYGSEGNQEVHPAPTGASHSQQRVGMDYGGSMLSWTGGHELPCPPTRLHRCAYCSYTTKKKAHLVIHIRLHTGERPFSCSQCQFSTVTKERLKRHIRIHTGEKPYSCPQCPYRWGWSSAA
- the LOC135102710 gene encoding zinc finger protein 513-like isoform X16, with the protein product MGDGMLSLYWNNHRATFCHILATLREKERYTDATLACDGKFYPVHKLVLSTCSEYFEKIFEHTPCKHPVIVLKDIKADALEALLNYMYAGYVNVAQNDLARLIKAAETLSIKGLAVPDEPPPGEDNKSNQSRSGREERTSPQPKRRRREENASSQPSNSPPSSPRASPYLPDGEQSRSRAPSEGHRSERVESTEQAEQPPSQESQASEVKVMVDESLVKEEMVETLDNSQSEGMDTSMQYGGVGSDPSMDGTGEEHSNRMLPNKYDQPVIPGQAQPLADAVAEALAGPSGMQGWLGSEMPGPGGYTAEAYGSEGNQEVHPAPTGASHSQQRVTVDSGGQWSGETVLRRDVKPHNTSIKMHQCPSCHYSSSILTHLKRHMRIHTGEKPFACTFCSYTCSTKENLKKHIRTHTGEKPYFCPHCPYRSSRTDSLKSHLFLHQR
- the LOC135102710 gene encoding zinc finger protein 513-like isoform X17: MGDGMLSLYWNNHRATFCHILATLREKERYTDATLACDGKFYPVHKLVLSTCSEYFEKIFEHTPCKHPVIVLKDIKADALEALLNYMYAGYVNVAQNDLARLIKAAETLSIKGLAVPDEPPPGEDNKSNQSRSGREERTSPQPKRRRREENASSQPSNSPPSSPRASPYLPDGEQSRSRAPSEGHRSERVESTEQAEQPPSQESQASEVKVMVDESLVKEEMVETLDNSQSEGMDTSMQYGGVGSDPSMDGTGEEHSNRMLPNKYDQPVIPGQAQPLADAVAEALAGPSGMQGWLGSEMPGPGGYTAEAYGSEGNQEVHPAPTGASHSQQRVGLESCSQWMGGKGMARNRKMSCSTTKMHQCPFCQYSTAVLTNLNRHVRTHTGEKPFACPHCPYTCTQKENLKTHIRTHTGEKPYACPYCPYRSSRTDSLKNHMYLHQT